A single window of Athene noctua chromosome 1, bAthNoc1.hap1.1, whole genome shotgun sequence DNA harbors:
- the MGME1 gene encoding mitochondrial genome maintenance exonuclease 1, translated as MLLVRMKFLQLLSRKPRKLEMLFQVPFCQKQFPCMCLATSACLYSKKKKVNSYEQVDQEKYKNLVYSVTSYKTSAQTPETIFEEDNLLYGPPSKHGPPIKAETKTPKNSVPLINPNKRIPLLNSDSDVPRKIALQKNKMPSVTRILQQTLSPQQAFYLERWKQKMILELGKDGFEEYTKNLFLQGELFHAALESVFLPEEMAAKEQREDVAISGYLSSVQHVLEDVSEVQALESAVQHETLQYLGLVDCVAKYRGQLCVIDWKTSEKPKPTLKNTFDNPLQVAAYIGAINHDANYDFQVSCGLIVVAYKDGSPAHPHFMDPGLCSWYWNKWLLRLEEYMDRN; from the exons ATGCTTCTTGTCAGAATGAAATTCCTACAGCTACTCTCCAGGAAACCGAGGAAACTGGAAATGCTTTTTCAAGTACCTTTTTGCCAAAAGCAATTCCCATGTATGTGTTTAGCTACCTCTGCCTGTCTctatagtaaaaagaaaaaagtgaacaGTTATGAGCAAGTTGaccaagaaaaatacaagaactTGGTCTACTCTGTTACATCTTACAAAACCAGCGCCCAAACACCAGAGACGATATTTGAAGAAGACAATTTGTTATATGGGCCACCAAGTAAACACGGACCTCCAATTAAAGCTGAAACAAAAACTCCCAAGAACTCGGTTCCTTTAATAAACCCCAACAAGAGAATTCCCCTTCTCAACAGTGATTCAGATGTCCCCAGGAAAATtgctttacaaaaaaataaaatgcccaGTGTTACCCGTATTCTTCAACAGACTCTTTCTCCGCAGCAAGCATTTTATCTAGAAAGATGGAAGCAAAAAATGATACTGGAACTTGGAAAAGATGGTTTTGAAGAGTATACTAAAA ACCTTTTCCTCCAAGGAGAGCTCTTCCATGCAGCTCTGGAATCTGTATTCCTGCCTGAAGAGATGGCAGCTAAGGAGCAGAGAGAAGATGTTGCTATTTCCGGCTACTTATCAAGTGTGCAACATGTCTTAGAAGATGTCAGTGAAGTGCAAGCTCTGGAAAGTGCAGTTCAGCATGAGACTCTCCAGTATCTGGGCTTGGTAGACTGCGTGGCTAAGTATCG AGGCCAGTTGTGTGTGATTGACTGGAAAACTTCAGAGAAACCAAAGCCGACTCTGAAGAATACTTTTGACAACCCATTACAGGTTGCAGCATATATTGGAGCCATAAATCATGATGCCAATTATGACTTCCAG GTTAGTTGTGGACTCATTGTGGTCGCCTATAAGGATGGCTCCCCCGCGCATCCGCATTTCATGGACCCTGGTCTGTGCTCATGGTACTGGAATAAGTGGCTTTTGCGCCTTGAAGAGTACATGGACAGAAACTGA